Proteins found in one Micromonospora sp. WMMD1082 genomic segment:
- a CDS encoding class I SAM-dependent methyltransferase has product MTEARIDWAAHAPRLVDAATADRAWYHAVARELVAPGDRLAVDIGCGGAGMALALARHMTCGRILAVDAEPAIVEAARARIRTEWADPRIRIDVELVDIADTGSLRRTVCGHADLVWASAMVHHLGDQQRAVDALAALLARGGRLALAEGGLPARHLPWDLGVGDPGLELRLHTAEDRWFARIRAALPGSRPMPYGWDEALRRAGLDPATTVTTLSELPPPLPPPQQRAVVNRLANRIGRLRDTGLLTPADLHTWDRLLDPSDLVWLGNRRDVFLLEARSVHVGRRG; this is encoded by the coding sequence ATGACCGAGGCACGCATCGACTGGGCGGCCCACGCGCCCCGCCTCGTCGACGCCGCCACGGCAGACCGGGCCTGGTACCACGCCGTCGCCCGCGAGCTGGTTGCCCCCGGCGACCGGCTCGCGGTCGACATCGGCTGCGGCGGCGCCGGCATGGCCCTCGCCCTGGCCCGGCACATGACCTGCGGCCGGATCCTCGCTGTCGACGCCGAACCGGCGATCGTGGAGGCGGCCCGAGCGCGGATTCGCACCGAGTGGGCCGACCCACGCATTCGCATCGACGTCGAGCTCGTCGACATCGCCGATACCGGCAGCCTGCGGCGAACGGTCTGCGGGCACGCAGACCTCGTGTGGGCCTCAGCCATGGTGCACCACCTCGGTGACCAGCAACGCGCCGTCGACGCCCTCGCCGCCCTGCTGGCTCGCGGCGGGCGGCTGGCGCTGGCCGAGGGTGGCCTTCCCGCCCGTCACCTGCCCTGGGACCTCGGAGTCGGCGACCCCGGGCTGGAGCTGCGCCTGCACACCGCCGAGGATCGCTGGTTCGCCCGCATACGCGCCGCGCTGCCCGGCAGCCGACCCATGCCGTACGGCTGGGACGAGGCACTGCGCCGTGCCGGCCTGGATCCGGCCACCACCGTGACCACCCTCTCCGAGCTACCCCCGCCGCTTCCGCCGCCCCAGCAGCGCGCTGTCGTGAACCGCCTCGCCAATCGCATCGGCCGGCTCCGCGACACCGGCCTGCTCACCCCCGCCGATCTGCACACCTGGGACCGACTCCTCGATCCGAGCGATCTTGTCTGGCTCGGCAACCGCCGCGACGTGTTCCTTCTCGAGGCGCGCAGTGTTCACGTCGGCCGGCGCGGTTGA
- the aztA gene encoding zinc ABC transporter ATP-binding protein AztA produces MGAEILTVEHVAFRYAGVPVLRDVNLRVEAASTVAVTGANGSGKSTLLHLLAGVEEPAEGSVRRRAGCRLALLPQRTSGIDALPLTVAECVQIGRFRPRRRLSRDDRAAVSTIMERLDLAHLARRRLRELSGGQRQRALIAQALVQVADIYVLDEPTVALDVGSRRHVRDLLAERVRAGAAVVYASHDPADVALADRTVRLAGAVEHSITGIPAEH; encoded by the coding sequence TTGGGCGCCGAGATCCTGACCGTCGAGCACGTGGCCTTCCGGTACGCCGGCGTCCCGGTCCTGCGGGACGTGAACCTGCGCGTGGAGGCCGCCTCCACGGTCGCGGTGACCGGGGCGAACGGCTCCGGCAAGAGCACTCTGCTGCACCTACTGGCCGGTGTCGAGGAGCCGGCCGAGGGCAGCGTCCGTCGCCGGGCCGGCTGCCGGCTGGCGCTGCTTCCGCAGCGCACTAGCGGCATTGACGCCCTCCCGCTGACCGTCGCCGAGTGCGTGCAGATCGGCCGGTTCCGGCCACGCCGACGCCTGAGCCGCGACGACCGTGCCGCCGTGAGCACAATCATGGAACGGCTCGACCTCGCCCACCTGGCCCGGCGGAGGCTGCGTGAGCTGTCCGGCGGGCAGCGTCAGCGCGCTCTCATCGCCCAGGCTCTCGTCCAAGTCGCCGACATCTACGTGCTGGACGAACCCACGGTCGCTCTCGACGTGGGGAGCCGGCGGCACGTGCGCGATCTGCTCGCCGAACGGGTCCGCGCCGGCGCGGCGGTGGTTTATGCCAGCCACGATCCCGCCGATGTGGCCCTCGCTGATCGCACAGTGCGACTTGCGGGTGCGGTGGAACACTCCATCACCGGCATCCCTGCGGAGCACTGA
- the aztC gene encoding zinc ABC transporter substrate-binding protein AztC, which yields MRARKLFTMLIVGALLTGNTACTSRDDSRIVVTTNILGNVVNEIVGDDAEVSVLMKPNADPHSFAISAREAHTMQTADLVVYNGLGLEEGVLRHVEAAKAEGVHTVEVGARIDSMEYQAGDAAGLPDPHFWTDPARVVTAVRLLADEIIEHVDGVDARTVRERADAYATKVGELDADLARRFAAIPPERRVLVTNHHVFGYLADRYDFKVIGAIIPSGTTLASPSSSDLASLVTAIRAHQVPAIFVDTSQPARLAEVLVSEAGIRVKVIALYSESLSDADGGAPTYLEMMRFNTEAIIGGLSG from the coding sequence ATGAGAGCACGGAAGCTCTTCACGATGCTCATCGTCGGCGCCCTGCTGACCGGCAATACCGCCTGCACCTCGCGCGACGACTCTCGCATCGTGGTCACCACGAACATCCTCGGCAACGTCGTCAACGAGATCGTCGGCGACGACGCCGAGGTCAGCGTGCTGATGAAACCGAACGCCGATCCGCACTCGTTCGCCATCTCGGCCCGGGAGGCGCACACCATGCAGACGGCCGACCTAGTCGTCTACAACGGCCTGGGCCTCGAGGAGGGCGTCCTGCGCCACGTCGAGGCGGCGAAGGCCGAGGGCGTCCACACCGTCGAGGTGGGGGCCAGGATCGACTCGATGGAGTACCAGGCCGGCGACGCCGCCGGTCTGCCGGATCCGCACTTCTGGACGGATCCAGCACGGGTGGTCACGGCGGTGAGGCTGCTCGCCGACGAGATCATCGAGCACGTCGACGGGGTGGACGCCCGCACGGTGCGGGAGCGCGCGGACGCGTACGCGACGAAAGTCGGCGAGCTGGACGCGGACCTCGCGCGGCGGTTCGCCGCCATCCCGCCGGAGCGCCGCGTCCTGGTCACCAACCACCACGTGTTCGGCTATCTCGCCGATCGCTACGACTTTAAGGTCATCGGCGCGATCATCCCGAGCGGCACAACGCTCGCGTCGCCGAGTTCATCGGATCTCGCCTCGCTGGTCACCGCCATCCGGGCCCACCAGGTGCCGGCGATCTTCGTCGACACCTCACAGCCGGCCCGACTGGCCGAGGTGCTCGTCTCGGAGGCCGGCATCAGGGTGAAGGTGATCGCCCTGTACTCGGAGTCGCTCAGTGATGCCGACGGTGGCGCCCCCACCTACCTGGAGATGATGCGCTTCAACACCGAGGCGATCATCGGCGGCCTCTCCGGTTGA
- a CDS encoding type B 50S ribosomal protein L31 has translation MKPNIHPEYRPVVYRDKGANFAFLTRSTATSSQTIEWTDGNTYPVIDVQISSASHPFWTGKQRLLDTEGRVEKFRNKYARRGSQQPR, from the coding sequence ATGAAGCCGAACATCCACCCCGAGTACCGCCCCGTCGTCTACCGCGACAAGGGCGCCAACTTCGCCTTCCTCACCCGCTCCACCGCCACCAGCAGCCAGACCATCGAATGGACCGACGGCAACACCTACCCCGTCATCGACGTCCAGATTTCCTCGGCCAGCCACCCCTTCTGGACCGGCAAGCAGCGCCTGCTCGACACCGAAGGCCGGGTCGAGAAGTTCCGTAACAAGTACGCCCGCCGCGGATCCCAGCAACCCCGATGA
- a CDS encoding choice-of-anchor M domain-containing protein: MFPTVRFGPIRPAANATALTVVVAVGLAGLVALPILAAASDPIPSETPAGMYQIAAYPDETGAMAIGLMNEQAFEFVSVNPDGLAFRVPSSSVTDVPAGDSYAWLGEAGTTGFTTRGPFEDISDGLVLSLGTIAPDGYYYDHLIAADAQFSFTATDVVGPGDFAYYATATLPFAPDTNAPIGYRFGTGTQRDGTPQATVPAELTAWSSHPTRFRFGAAGMYCLTLSTRVPLVDGETTERSMPIRFAVGDTTPAGAECGSAAPTDPGNPTGSPSPTGSPSPSESPDPSVADWVVREGHIDAVSAQVDSDGLSLRAKYDVPRESRQAWIEYDDLVLVTADIARKTTPAAYTSDNDWSFIAPPGTTYWNLPLGQEPGMPWAGLSTESDTLSAFGTNSLLWRVDAVTGPGGTVAPGEFALWQGEPQRGQLAIDRQDLPEASTRLGLPAAQWVPQHRHAHYNWAFTAPGVYCVAMSLRAETEDGRRLTDSEQLTIAVGDTTDATTVTPCGRTQPYPEPTPGNPAPVPGHDALVLNGGTANVVSFLGQNGLDTQLRVYDAATAGWGVTRNPEDVIFHRPAVAAAGVNVPGFAAGVYGWSLPAIRWDLTGLLPHQLAGDVRWSLADLAGPGDVALSAGETQRGPYLFNTATGDRDPYALWAGSAGGAVNSAMAWSFSRPGKYCVTLNWQADLPDGGGTVSDTKTLTFVVDGPLDPMAPRDSSGNYPGPAFRHDAHTLTLTCGQGAAATKPEEVPAPGGPPAETPWNVPNWSRTNSGAVILNDGHVDIASVRRDAVLTTTVKDTTVEGLANKPAGEPAYWHDPDDVVLQLLPESKISVPNDPRYAFLGAAGSSVWQVSQTQQAGLLWPGWSTEHLEQAAYPDGIRWTLTGARGPGNFILFVGGGTSPLTQIFNAADGTPDHHMIPPATHAHGNWAFTAEGVYCLDFARSAGNGEPAQAHAFTLAVAVGETDPRLIDPSHCTPTRPGHTAPQPPAAPAADVRGDTVTVTWNAPADGGSPITGYTVRLDGGAAPLVQNVTGATAATFTRLAAGTYTATVIAVNAIGPSKSSPPSPPVVIGAAVSQQIVVALDPVDGALVVTVDPDDREVVLPDAVLAASGDRWQTTGRLRPVTVTDTRAAAPGWNVSAQVSDFTSGNGSVSGAFLGWEPNVLGQAPAQGVTPGPTVPSSLSGGTGLTTGCVLGSAPAGAGRGTARLDAVLQLDLPTDTAPGTYAATLTLTAI; encoded by the coding sequence ATGTTCCCCACCGTTCGCTTCGGACCGATCCGGCCCGCAGCCAACGCCACCGCGCTGACAGTCGTGGTCGCGGTCGGCTTGGCCGGGCTCGTCGCGTTACCGATACTCGCCGCCGCGTCCGATCCCATCCCGTCCGAGACGCCGGCGGGCATGTACCAGATCGCCGCGTATCCCGACGAGACCGGAGCAATGGCGATCGGGCTGATGAACGAGCAGGCCTTCGAATTCGTCTCGGTGAACCCCGACGGCCTGGCCTTCCGTGTCCCCTCGAGCTCGGTCACCGACGTGCCGGCCGGGGACTCGTACGCCTGGCTGGGTGAGGCGGGTACGACCGGCTTCACCACCCGAGGACCCTTCGAAGACATATCCGACGGTCTCGTGCTGTCACTGGGCACGATCGCCCCGGACGGCTACTACTACGACCACCTCATCGCGGCGGACGCCCAGTTCTCGTTCACGGCGACCGACGTCGTCGGGCCGGGAGACTTTGCCTACTACGCAACGGCCACGCTCCCGTTTGCGCCGGACACGAACGCCCCGATCGGGTACCGCTTCGGCACGGGGACCCAGCGGGACGGGACGCCGCAGGCGACAGTTCCGGCCGAGCTGACGGCGTGGAGCTCCCATCCCACCCGATTTCGGTTCGGCGCGGCCGGGATGTACTGCCTCACGCTCAGCACGCGGGTGCCGCTGGTCGACGGCGAGACGACGGAGCGTTCGATGCCGATCCGTTTCGCCGTCGGCGACACGACACCGGCCGGGGCCGAGTGCGGTTCCGCCGCACCCACCGACCCGGGCAACCCGACCGGATCTCCCAGCCCGACCGGATCCCCCAGCCCCAGTGAATCCCCCGATCCCAGTGTCGCCGATTGGGTGGTCCGCGAAGGCCACATCGACGCCGTCTCCGCCCAGGTCGACAGCGACGGGCTGTCCCTGCGGGCGAAGTACGACGTCCCCCGCGAGTCGCGGCAGGCGTGGATCGAGTACGACGACCTGGTGCTGGTCACAGCGGACATCGCGAGAAAGACGACACCGGCGGCCTACACCTCCGACAACGACTGGAGTTTCATCGCGCCTCCCGGCACCACGTACTGGAATCTTCCGCTCGGCCAGGAGCCAGGCATGCCCTGGGCGGGGCTCAGCACGGAGTCGGATACCCTATCCGCGTTCGGGACCAACAGTCTGCTGTGGCGGGTCGACGCGGTCACCGGTCCCGGCGGCACCGTCGCGCCTGGCGAGTTCGCGCTCTGGCAGGGCGAGCCGCAGCGCGGGCAGCTGGCCATCGACCGGCAGGATCTGCCCGAGGCCAGCACCCGGCTCGGTCTACCCGCCGCGCAGTGGGTTCCGCAGCATCGGCACGCGCACTACAACTGGGCCTTCACCGCACCCGGCGTCTACTGCGTGGCAATGAGCCTTCGGGCCGAGACCGAAGACGGGCGGCGTCTGACCGACTCCGAGCAGCTCACGATCGCCGTCGGCGACACGACTGACGCCACGACGGTCACCCCGTGCGGGCGGACCCAGCCGTACCCCGAGCCTACGCCCGGCAACCCGGCTCCGGTACCCGGCCACGACGCGCTCGTGCTGAACGGCGGGACCGCCAACGTGGTGAGCTTCCTCGGCCAGAACGGTCTGGACACCCAGCTCCGGGTTTACGACGCGGCCACCGCTGGATGGGGGGTCACCCGGAACCCCGAGGACGTGATCTTCCACCGTCCGGCGGTGGCCGCTGCGGGGGTCAACGTGCCAGGTTTCGCCGCAGGGGTCTACGGATGGTCGCTGCCGGCCATTCGATGGGATCTGACCGGGCTGCTCCCGCATCAGCTCGCCGGCGACGTCCGCTGGTCCCTCGCCGACCTTGCCGGTCCCGGTGACGTCGCGCTCTCCGCGGGCGAGACCCAACGCGGACCGTACCTGTTCAACACCGCCACCGGAGACCGCGACCCCTACGCCCTGTGGGCGGGCTCCGCCGGCGGCGCCGTCAACAGCGCGATGGCCTGGTCCTTCTCCCGCCCCGGCAAATACTGCGTCACGCTGAACTGGCAGGCCGACCTGCCGGATGGCGGCGGTACGGTCTCTGACACAAAGACGCTGACCTTCGTCGTGGACGGTCCGCTGGATCCCATGGCGCCCCGGGACTCCTCCGGAAACTACCCCGGCCCGGCGTTCCGGCACGACGCGCACACCCTGACCTTGACCTGCGGACAGGGCGCAGCCGCGACCAAGCCGGAGGAGGTGCCCGCCCCCGGTGGCCCGCCGGCCGAGACCCCGTGGAACGTGCCGAACTGGTCCAGGACGAACAGCGGCGCGGTGATCCTCAACGACGGGCACGTCGACATCGCCTCGGTTCGTCGTGACGCCGTACTCACCACGACGGTGAAGGACACCACTGTGGAGGGCTTGGCCAACAAGCCCGCGGGCGAGCCGGCCTACTGGCACGACCCGGACGACGTGGTGCTGCAACTGCTGCCGGAGTCGAAGATCTCGGTTCCGAATGACCCACGGTATGCTTTCCTCGGGGCCGCCGGCAGCTCCGTCTGGCAGGTCTCGCAGACCCAGCAGGCCGGATTGCTGTGGCCGGGCTGGTCGACCGAGCACCTCGAGCAGGCCGCCTATCCCGATGGGATTCGGTGGACGCTTACCGGGGCGCGCGGCCCGGGCAACTTCATCCTCTTCGTCGGCGGCGGGACCAGCCCGCTCACCCAGATCTTCAACGCCGCGGACGGAACCCCCGATCATCACATGATCCCGCCGGCGACCCACGCGCACGGCAACTGGGCGTTCACCGCCGAAGGCGTCTACTGCCTCGACTTCGCGCGCTCGGCGGGCAACGGGGAGCCCGCACAGGCGCACGCCTTCACCCTGGCGGTCGCCGTCGGAGAGACGGACCCGCGCCTCATCGATCCGTCCCACTGCACCCCGACCAGGCCGGGCCACACCGCGCCGCAGCCGCCGGCCGCCCCGGCCGCCGACGTACGCGGCGACACCGTCACCGTCACCTGGAACGCGCCGGCGGACGGTGGGTCACCCATCACCGGCTACACCGTCCGGCTCGACGGCGGCGCCGCCCCGCTCGTCCAGAACGTTACCGGGGCAACCGCGGCAACCTTCACCCGTCTTGCCGCGGGCACCTACACCGCCACCGTCATCGCGGTCAACGCGATCGGCCCCTCGAAATCCTCCCCACCGTCGCCGCCGGTCGTCATTGGAGCCGCCGTCAGCCAGCAGATCGTCGTCGCCCTGGATCCGGTGGACGGTGCGCTGGTGGTGACCGTCGACCCCGACGACCGTGAGGTGGTATTGCCGGACGCCGTCTTGGCGGCCTCGGGCGACCGGTGGCAGACAACCGGTCGACTGCGGCCGGTCACCGTCACCGACACCCGCGCCGCGGCACCCGGCTGGAACGTCTCCGCCCAGGTCAGCGACTTTACCTCCGGCAACGGCTCGGTCAGTGGCGCATTCCTCGGCTGGGAGCCGAACGTCCTAGGGCAGGCCCCGGCACAGGGGGTCACGCCGGGGCCTACAGTGCCGAGCAGCCTTTCCGGCGGCACCGGCCTGACGACCGGCTGTGTCCTCGGATCGGCGCCGGCCGGCGCCGGCCGCGGAACCGCCCGTCTGGATGCCGTTCTCCAGCTGGATCTGCCCACGGACACCGCTCCCGGCACCTACGCCGCCACCCTCACCCTCACCGCGATCTGA
- a CDS encoding class I SAM-dependent methyltransferase, with protein sequence MLAPADVARWRRDWETVMRYYPPGRDELLAACLAAVEEVHGRPPERVLDVGGGPGTIAEAMLRRWPGADVTVLDIDPALLALTDTALPHVRTVRADIGTAQWLGSAGGPYDVVLALMTVHYLPEDRVRDWYAEARQLLRPGGLLLVADAMRDAPSVVPAPPADAGADPWTSWWTVLAGEPAMAPLLRERAAALAGLACAEFAAPVDWHRDAAWRAGFSDATVLHRRADHALMAFRRPPGGR encoded by the coding sequence ATGCTTGCTCCCGCTGACGTGGCCCGGTGGCGGCGGGACTGGGAGACAGTGATGCGGTACTACCCGCCGGGACGGGACGAGCTCCTCGCCGCCTGCCTGGCCGCGGTCGAGGAGGTGCACGGACGGCCCCCGGAGCGGGTGCTCGATGTCGGTGGTGGTCCGGGCACCATCGCCGAGGCGATGCTGCGGCGGTGGCCCGGTGCCGACGTCACCGTGCTGGACATCGACCCGGCTTTGCTGGCGTTGACCGACACCGCGTTGCCGCACGTGCGCACGGTCCGGGCTGATATCGGTACCGCACAGTGGCTCGGGTCGGCTGGTGGCCCGTACGACGTGGTGCTGGCGCTGATGACCGTGCACTATCTGCCCGAAGACCGGGTCCGCGACTGGTACGCCGAGGCCCGGCAGTTGCTGCGGCCAGGCGGGCTACTACTCGTCGCTGACGCGATGCGGGACGCTCCGTCCGTGGTGCCGGCGCCGCCGGCAGACGCAGGGGCCGATCCCTGGACCTCGTGGTGGACCGTACTGGCCGGCGAGCCAGCGATGGCGCCGCTGCTGCGCGAGCGGGCAGCCGCCCTGGCAGGCCTCGCCTGCGCGGAGTTCGCCGCGCCGGTCGACTGGCACCGGGATGCCGCCTGGCGAGCCGGCTTTTCGGACGCGACGGTGCTCCACCGGCGGGCGGACCACGCCCTGATGGCTTTCCGTCGCCCGCCGGGCGGCCGATGA
- a CDS encoding Fur family transcriptional regulator, translating to MPTNPIPGAVRNTRQRAEVVELLARSDEFRSAQRLHAELREGGAAVGLTTVYRTLQALADAGEVDILRLSTGEQLFRRCSRTHHHHLVCRHCGRTVEITGPAVETWARRMASQHGFTDVNHTLEIMGTCAACVTR from the coding sequence ATGCCGACAAATCCGATCCCCGGTGCCGTCCGCAACACCCGACAGCGGGCGGAAGTGGTCGAGCTGCTCGCCCGCTCGGACGAGTTCCGCAGCGCGCAGCGCCTGCACGCGGAGCTGCGCGAGGGGGGAGCCGCGGTGGGCCTCACCACCGTCTACCGCACTCTGCAGGCACTGGCCGACGCGGGTGAGGTGGACATCTTGCGCCTGTCCACCGGTGAGCAACTGTTCCGGCGGTGCAGCCGTACCCACCACCACCATTTGGTGTGCCGGCACTGTGGCCGCACTGTCGAGATCACCGGTCCCGCCGTCGAGACGTGGGCCCGCCGGATGGCCAGCCAGCACGGGTTCACCGACGTCAACCACACCCTGGAGATCATGGGCACCTGCGCCGCCTGCGTCACCCGGTAG
- a CDS encoding Fur family transcriptional regulator produces the protein MTETAPSADAPLRATGVRTTRQRQAILAALTGRTHPMTAQAVHTALTGAGHRIGLSTVYRALHRLAEVGLLHSFEVGGERAYRRCPATPHQHLLCDDCGLITECPPHLVEAWLTELRATTGFIPHADRIDLHGHCADCTAVPAP, from the coding sequence ATGACTGAGACCGCACCTTCCGCCGACGCGCCCCTGCGGGCAACCGGCGTACGCACCACCCGGCAACGGCAGGCCATTCTCGCCGCGCTGACCGGCCGGACCCACCCGATGACCGCCCAGGCCGTGCACACCGCGCTAACCGGTGCCGGTCACCGGATCGGCCTCAGCACCGTGTACCGCGCGCTGCACCGGCTCGCCGAGGTCGGACTGCTGCACTCCTTCGAAGTGGGCGGCGAACGCGCCTACCGACGCTGCCCGGCCACCCCGCACCAACACCTGCTTTGCGACGACTGCGGCCTGATCACCGAGTGCCCGCCGCACCTAGTGGAAGCCTGGCTCACCGAACTACGTGCGACAACCGGCTTCATTCCGCACGCCGACCGGATCGACCTGCACGGGCACTGCGCCGACTGCACTGCGGTCCCGGCACCGTAG
- the aztB gene encoding zinc ABC transporter permease AztB, with amino-acid sequence MILIISCTIVNPVVASLLEPFTVSFVVRSLIGGILLAAVCALVGVWVIARGMTFLGEAMSHGMLPGVAIASIVGGNLVVGAAASAFAMAVGVNALRHSREFGRDTSIGLLFVGMLSVGVIVVSHSRSFATDLTAFLFGDVLAIRWTDLLLLAAAVAAVAVTSAICYRPFLALTFDPRKARTLGLRPEIANAAMLALLTITMAVAFSVVGTLLAFGMLIAPSAAAMLVARRLPAVMLTSFGIGSAATVIGLWISWYAATAAGATIAAVAVLMFFGILGVRRITTAARRHRSSAPTPTPIPPPEGRL; translated from the coding sequence ATGATATTGATTATCAGTTGCACTATAGTCAACCCGGTGGTGGCGTCACTCCTCGAACCGTTCACCGTGTCCTTCGTCGTCCGCTCACTGATCGGCGGCATCCTGCTGGCCGCGGTGTGCGCCCTGGTCGGCGTGTGGGTGATCGCCCGCGGCATGACCTTCCTCGGCGAGGCAATGAGCCACGGCATGCTGCCCGGTGTCGCCATCGCGTCGATCGTCGGCGGCAACCTCGTCGTCGGGGCCGCCGCCAGCGCGTTCGCCATGGCGGTCGGCGTCAACGCCCTGCGGCACAGCCGCGAGTTCGGGCGCGACACCAGCATCGGGCTGCTGTTCGTGGGGATGCTCTCGGTCGGGGTGATCGTCGTCTCGCACTCGCGGTCGTTCGCGACCGACCTGACCGCCTTCCTGTTCGGCGACGTACTGGCCATCCGGTGGACCGACCTGCTGCTGCTCGCCGCCGCGGTCGCCGCGGTCGCGGTGACCTCCGCCATCTGCTACCGACCGTTTCTGGCGCTCACCTTCGACCCGCGCAAGGCCCGGACCCTCGGCCTGCGCCCCGAGATCGCCAACGCCGCCATGCTGGCCCTCCTCACCATCACGATGGCGGTCGCCTTCAGCGTCGTCGGCACACTGCTCGCCTTCGGAATGCTGATCGCGCCCTCGGCTGCGGCGATGCTCGTCGCGCGCCGGCTCCCGGCGGTGATGCTCACCAGCTTCGGCATCGGCTCGGCCGCGACCGTGATCGGCCTGTGGATCTCCTGGTACGCGGCGACCGCCGCCGGCGCCACCATCGCCGCCGTCGCCGTACTGATGTTCTTCGGGATTCTCGGCGTGCGCCGGATCACGACCGCGGCGCGACGCCATCGGTCGTCGGCCCCCACACCCACCCCCATACCCCCACCGGAAGGACGTTTGTGA
- the aztD gene encoding zinc metallochaperone AztD: MRHRRISGAAALVAATLALAACASDSDEGNAPSAGSSAAASVKEPVAITYDGGIYVLDGEALEVAHNVALPGFNRLNPAGNDTSVFVSTESGFQVLDAAAGRMTDISYPGAKPGHVVLHGNRTVLFTDGTGEVNSFDPKTLVDGKPEGRQYKTAQPHHGVAVELADGTLVVTLGTEESRPGAIALDKDGKDIAHSEECPGVHGEAVAQGEVVGLGCKDGVLLFKNGAFVKVKSAGAYGAIATQAGSEKSPVLLGDYKVEPDAEREFPEQFALIDTAAQKIQVVPMPEGVSYSFRSLARGPQGEGLILGTDGKLHVVDPASGKLANSWPVVGPWKEPMQWQEPRPALFVRGDDAYITEPATKKVHRIDLSTGKVVGSVTLDAVPNEISGTLSAH; the protein is encoded by the coding sequence GTGAGGCATCGTAGAATCAGCGGCGCGGCCGCCCTAGTGGCGGCCACGCTGGCGCTCGCCGCGTGCGCGTCCGACTCGGACGAGGGCAACGCACCGTCGGCCGGATCGTCCGCTGCGGCCTCGGTGAAGGAGCCGGTGGCAATCACCTACGACGGCGGCATCTACGTGCTCGACGGCGAAGCGCTGGAGGTGGCGCACAACGTCGCCCTACCCGGCTTCAACCGGCTCAACCCAGCCGGCAACGACACCAGCGTCTTCGTCTCCACCGAGTCCGGGTTCCAGGTCCTCGACGCGGCCGCCGGCCGGATGACCGACATCAGCTACCCGGGTGCCAAGCCCGGCCACGTCGTGCTGCACGGTAACCGCACCGTCCTGTTCACCGACGGCACCGGCGAGGTGAACAGCTTCGACCCGAAGACGCTCGTCGACGGCAAGCCCGAGGGACGCCAGTACAAGACCGCGCAGCCGCACCATGGCGTGGCCGTGGAACTCGCCGACGGCACCCTGGTGGTGACCCTCGGCACGGAGGAGTCGCGCCCGGGAGCGATCGCGCTGGACAAGGACGGCAAGGATATCGCCCACAGCGAGGAGTGCCCCGGCGTGCACGGCGAGGCGGTCGCCCAAGGCGAGGTCGTGGGCCTCGGTTGCAAGGACGGCGTACTGCTGTTCAAGAACGGCGCCTTCGTGAAGGTCAAGAGCGCGGGTGCGTACGGCGCCATCGCCACCCAGGCCGGCAGCGAGAAGTCTCCCGTCCTACTCGGCGACTACAAGGTCGAGCCGGACGCGGAGCGCGAGTTCCCCGAGCAGTTCGCACTCATCGACACGGCGGCCCAGAAGATCCAGGTCGTGCCGATGCCCGAGGGCGTCAGCTACAGCTTCCGCTCGCTGGCCCGTGGCCCACAGGGCGAGGGCCTGATCCTCGGCACCGACGGCAAGCTGCACGTGGTCGACCCCGCCTCCGGCAAGCTAGCCAACTCGTGGCCCGTGGTCGGCCCGTGGAAGGAGCCGATGCAGTGGCAGGAGCCGCGCCCAGCCCTGTTCGTCCGCGGTGACGACGCCTACATCACCGAGCCCGCCACCAAGAAGGTGCACCGGATCGACCTCAGCACCGGCAAGGTCGTCGGATCGGTGACGCTCGACGCGGTCCCGAACGAAATCAGCGGCACGCTGTCGGCGCACTGA